In Candidatus Flexicrinis affinis, the following are encoded in one genomic region:
- a CDS encoding DUF433 domain-containing protein, with product MVECEDVVEAVSVFERITIDSAQMNGVPCIRGLRIPVATVVDMIAAGMTPNEILADFPDLEREDITEALRYASAAVRERQLPQIVTL from the coding sequence ATGGTAGAATGTGAGGATGTAGTGGAGGCTGTTTCCGTGTTCGAACGAATTACGATAGATTCGGCGCAGATGAATGGCGTACCATGCATCCGGGGATTGCGTATCCCGGTCGCAACGGTTGTCGATATGATCGCCGCAGGAATGACCCCGAACGAGATTCTCGCTGACTTTCCGGATCTCGAACGAGAGGACATCACCGAGGCGTTGCGGTACGCGTCTGCTGCCGTGCGCGAACGGCAACTTCCGCAAATCGTAACGCTGTGA
- a CDS encoding SH3 domain-containing protein, whose translation MKRLTAALAAVLTFASVIVMAQDTAAPQIVPADQCAEPYALALLNASNACVGQPFGYVCNAGGAPAVEPPGPVANSLAATGSLVETGVIESVRTPPLSAPSGPYGLAYLRVAVEDSPVTYSALLLGDVSVRNVTPPDFPAWQAIQVETIDPPVQCESAPFSTLVLQNPVAGNPARLVVNGVSIDLNGTLAVQTTPTTTIFFTLSGTLRAVANGVIQTASPGQEMRVDHAPGDVSRPLGTLSVPAAFNQQRVDHLPLPLFDRPILVAQGGVATTTGAVNLRTGPSTDFGVIVQVPAQTRVTLLGRNEAATWYHVRIPDGATGWMLGELLIGDFSQVTSAYEATPQPVQRLGDLGQKARVIAPSGFDLRVAPDIGFPVINYVPAGTEVSLIARSPYSPWVEINAADGVTGWIALLAIETRAVIDALPIDFDVPPPPEPTRIPGTFGNAFPDPNCYPNCTFDD comes from the coding sequence TTGAAACGACTGACCGCTGCCCTCGCCGCCGTCCTGACATTTGCCTCCGTGATCGTCATGGCGCAAGACACCGCTGCTCCGCAGATTGTGCCGGCCGATCAATGTGCCGAGCCGTATGCACTTGCCCTGCTCAACGCGAGCAATGCGTGTGTCGGCCAGCCGTTCGGCTATGTGTGCAACGCAGGAGGCGCGCCGGCAGTCGAGCCGCCGGGGCCGGTGGCGAACTCGCTGGCCGCGACCGGCTCGCTGGTCGAAACCGGCGTGATCGAGTCGGTGCGTACGCCGCCGCTGAGCGCGCCAAGCGGGCCGTACGGCCTTGCGTACCTGCGGGTGGCGGTCGAAGACTCGCCGGTCACGTACAGCGCGCTGCTGTTGGGCGACGTGAGCGTCCGCAATGTGACGCCGCCGGACTTTCCGGCGTGGCAGGCGATTCAGGTCGAAACGATCGATCCGCCGGTGCAGTGCGAGTCGGCGCCGTTCAGCACGCTGGTGCTGCAGAATCCGGTTGCCGGCAACCCCGCGCGGCTGGTGGTCAACGGCGTCAGCATCGACCTGAACGGCACGCTGGCCGTGCAGACGACGCCCACAACGACAATCTTCTTTACGCTGTCCGGCACGCTGCGCGCGGTCGCCAACGGCGTGATTCAGACCGCCAGCCCGGGACAGGAAATGCGCGTCGATCATGCGCCCGGCGACGTAAGCCGCCCGCTCGGGACGTTGAGCGTGCCGGCGGCGTTCAACCAGCAGCGGGTGGATCATCTGCCGCTGCCGTTGTTCGACCGGCCGATTCTGGTGGCGCAAGGCGGCGTGGCGACGACGACCGGCGCAGTCAACCTGCGCACGGGGCCGTCGACCGACTTCGGCGTGATCGTGCAGGTGCCGGCGCAGACGCGCGTGACGCTGTTGGGCCGCAACGAGGCGGCGACGTGGTATCACGTGCGGATTCCGGACGGCGCGACGGGCTGGATGCTGGGCGAGCTGTTGATCGGCGACTTCTCGCAGGTGACGAGCGCGTACGAGGCGACGCCACAGCCGGTGCAGCGGTTGGGCGACTTGGGCCAGAAGGCGCGCGTGATCGCCCCGAGCGGGTTCGATTTGCGCGTCGCGCCGGACATCGGTTTTCCGGTCATCAACTACGTTCCGGCCGGCACCGAAGTCTCGCTGATCGCGCGCAGCCCGTACAGCCCGTGGGTGGAGATCAACGCGGCCGACGGGGTGACCGGATGGATCGCGCTGCTGGCGATCGAGACGCGGGCGGTCATCGACGCGCTGCCGATCGACTTCGACGTGCCGCCCCCGCCCGAGCCGACGCGCATCCCCGGCACGTTCGGCAACGCCTTCCCCGACCCGAACTGCTACCCGAACTGCACGTTCGACGACTAA
- a CDS encoding phosphotransferase — translation MTTLQKQLTTYLAAQPGVYTDVKVEDFRKVGGRWTTGVYAFKLSYTEQGQRSVQRLVLKTYANDAEGIDRAMKERHALFNLRAARYPVPGVMLVEIDPKPLGRPFVVMEYVEGTVLADLLKAADPQQRRALITQFVGLLVDLHERGPKVLVKTLSAMTPLALINREIHVMRGLADKRQQREFLPAIDWLYANRDRVPCTQPVVTHRNYHPWNVLMTDDGTPYVIDWMWQISDARFDLASTLQSLEREGLGELRDDVLAEYERATSGPVADLDYFEVAAALRWLMSVSHEARQQLGYGKASHAPFMLSMREPVAAATALIADISGVELPDPDVLLT, via the coding sequence ATGACAACTCTACAGAAGCAACTCACCACCTATCTTGCCGCCCAACCCGGCGTCTACACCGACGTGAAAGTCGAGGACTTTCGCAAGGTCGGCGGGCGCTGGACGACTGGCGTCTACGCGTTCAAGCTGAGCTACACCGAACAGGGACAACGCAGCGTGCAGCGGCTCGTCCTCAAGACCTATGCCAACGACGCTGAGGGCATAGACCGGGCCATGAAGGAACGGCATGCGCTGTTCAACCTGCGCGCGGCGCGCTATCCGGTGCCGGGTGTGATGCTGGTCGAGATCGACCCTAAGCCGCTGGGCCGGCCGTTCGTCGTCATGGAATATGTCGAGGGCACGGTGCTGGCCGACTTGCTGAAGGCGGCCGATCCGCAGCAGCGGCGCGCGCTCATCACGCAGTTCGTTGGCCTGCTGGTCGACCTGCACGAGCGCGGCCCGAAGGTGCTGGTCAAGACGCTCAGCGCGATGACGCCGCTGGCGTTGATCAACCGCGAAATCCACGTGATGCGCGGCCTCGCGGACAAGCGCCAGCAGCGTGAGTTCCTGCCTGCGATCGATTGGCTGTACGCCAACCGCGACCGCGTCCCGTGCACGCAGCCCGTCGTGACTCACCGCAACTATCACCCGTGGAACGTGCTAATGACTGACGACGGCACGCCCTACGTAATCGACTGGATGTGGCAGATCAGCGACGCACGCTTCGACCTAGCATCGACGCTTCAGAGCCTCGAACGCGAAGGGCTGGGCGAGCTGCGCGACGACGTGCTGGCCGAGTACGAACGCGCGACCAGCGGTCCGGTCGCTGATCTCGATTACTTCGAGGTCGCGGCGGCCCTGCGCTGGCTGATGAGCGTCTCGCACGAGGCGCGCCAGCAGCTCGGCTACGGCAAAGCCAGCCATGCGCCGTTTATGTTGTCGATGCGCGAGCCTGTCGCGGCCGCTACCGCGCTCATTGCGGACATCAGCGGCGTCGAACTACCCGATCCCGACGTGCTGCTCACTTGA
- a CDS encoding ammonium transporter, whose amino-acid sequence MRFRSSLWRRVLVIGIAALILATFGTQITFAQDAEVAAPSAEDFLNLSIAIDTGWVMLTAFLVFFMQAGFAMLETGLVRQTSAVNALSVNFVDATITGFVFWLVGFGIAFGADNGSGLFGTSMFAVGIGEMGQAPFAFNIPILVFFVFQFAFAATAATITTGALAERTDFFGDQAKSVIIGALIYPVVVHWIWGGGWIAQRGFYDFAGSTVVHFVGGFAALIGAIIMGPRPGRVWGKPPRPHNLALATLGTMILWFGWYGFNPGSTLGVVGQHDLVGLVSLNTTLAACAGTFGTAIFVFLRTKKWDLAYSLNGSLAGLVGITAGCAFVGPVFAVVIGIAAGIIVVLAMDVIESLKIDDAVGAFAVHGVCGVFGTLAIGLFGAPELMGGNAGLFTGGGATVLVNQAIGVVGVALWVGVTSTLMFLGLKAVGRLRVNKKADEIGIDIYEHGTTVWPDILPVPGDEAPVPGTTAATAPAVGD is encoded by the coding sequence ATGCGTTTCCGTTCCTCACTTTGGCGCCGCGTACTGGTCATCGGTATCGCCGCCCTGATTCTGGCAACATTCGGCACTCAGATTACGTTTGCGCAGGACGCCGAAGTCGCGGCCCCGAGCGCGGAAGACTTCCTCAACCTGTCGATCGCTATTGACACCGGTTGGGTGATGCTGACGGCCTTCCTTGTCTTCTTCATGCAGGCGGGCTTCGCGATGCTGGAGACCGGGTTGGTCCGCCAGACCAGCGCCGTCAACGCCCTGTCGGTCAACTTCGTCGACGCGACGATCACTGGCTTCGTCTTCTGGCTGGTCGGCTTTGGCATCGCTTTCGGCGCTGACAACGGCTCCGGCCTGTTCGGCACTTCGATGTTCGCCGTCGGCATCGGCGAGATGGGTCAGGCGCCGTTCGCCTTCAACATCCCCATCCTCGTGTTCTTCGTCTTCCAGTTCGCGTTCGCCGCTACTGCCGCGACAATTACCACCGGCGCCCTCGCCGAGCGCACCGACTTCTTCGGCGATCAGGCCAAGTCGGTCATCATCGGCGCGCTGATCTACCCCGTTGTCGTGCACTGGATTTGGGGCGGGGGCTGGATCGCGCAGCGCGGCTTCTACGATTTCGCCGGCAGCACGGTGGTGCACTTTGTAGGCGGCTTCGCAGCATTGATCGGCGCCATCATCATGGGCCCGCGCCCGGGCCGCGTTTGGGGCAAGCCGCCCCGCCCGCACAACCTCGCGCTGGCCACCCTCGGCACGATGATCCTGTGGTTCGGCTGGTACGGCTTCAACCCCGGCTCGACCCTCGGCGTCGTCGGGCAGCACGATCTGGTCGGTCTGGTCTCGCTCAACACCACGCTTGCCGCCTGCGCCGGCACCTTCGGCACCGCTATCTTTGTCTTCCTTCGCACCAAGAAGTGGGATCTGGCGTACTCGCTTAACGGCTCGCTGGCCGGTCTGGTCGGCATCACCGCGGGTTGCGCCTTCGTCGGCCCGGTCTTCGCCGTCGTGATCGGCATCGCCGCTGGCATCATCGTCGTGCTGGCGATGGACGTCATCGAAAGCCTCAAGATTGACGACGCGGTCGGCGCCTTCGCGGTGCACGGTGTCTGCGGCGTGTTCGGCACGCTCGCCATCGGCCTGTTCGGCGCACCGGAACTGATGGGCGGTAACGCCGGTCTGTTCACCGGCGGCGGCGCGACCGTTCTCGTCAATCAGGCGATCGGTGTGGTCGGTGTGGCGCTGTGGGTCGGCGTGACCTCGACCCTCATGTTCCTCGGCCTGAAGGCCGTCGGCCGCCTGCGCGTCAACAAGAAGGCCGACGAGATCGGTATCGACATATACGAACACGGCACCACCGTCTGGCCCGACATCCTTCCGGTCCCCGGCGACGAGGCTCCCGTGCCCGGCACCACCGCAGCGACTGCCCCGGCCGTCGGCGACTAG
- a CDS encoding ankyrin repeat domain-containing protein, whose protein sequence is MAEQNDPLRQYMIAAHFNLDGVKAGLKDHPEWLTVEYDWGPEGGLETPLGAAAHVGNRRIAEYLLGLGAPLTPAAAAMLGMTGALEAFIDTDPANANARGAHGIPILGHAAMSGRVDVCDLLMANGCDGAGVTLGLLNAATDGDLDMARWMLEHGADATKTNYQGKTALELAQASGNADLAALIEQHL, encoded by the coding sequence ATGGCAGAACAGAACGATCCACTGCGCCAGTATATGATCGCCGCGCATTTCAACCTCGATGGCGTCAAAGCCGGGCTGAAAGACCATCCGGAATGGCTGACCGTCGAATACGACTGGGGGCCGGAAGGCGGCCTAGAGACGCCGCTGGGCGCAGCGGCCCATGTGGGTAACCGGCGCATCGCGGAGTATTTGCTGGGGCTGGGCGCACCGCTCACCCCCGCCGCCGCCGCGATGCTCGGCATGACGGGCGCGCTCGAAGCGTTCATTGACACGGATCCGGCCAACGCCAACGCACGCGGCGCGCACGGGATCCCCATACTGGGACACGCCGCCATGAGCGGGCGCGTCGACGTCTGCGATCTATTGATGGCCAACGGCTGTGACGGCGCCGGGGTAACGCTCGGCCTGCTGAACGCGGCCACGGATGGAGACCTCGACATGGCGCGCTGGATGCTCGAACACGGCGCCGATGCCACCAAGACGAACTATCAGGGTAAGACGGCGCTCGAGCTGGCCCAAGCCAGCGGCAACGCCGACCTCGCAGCCCTCATTGAGCAGCACCTCTAA
- a CDS encoding PPC domain-containing protein yields MRRLIAVLVLMLCAFAPVRAQDVQALTFGQSVDGRLDGATPTAAYSFDGLRGEYLRISLRVTRGDLDATLALFAPDGSLVLQRDDSPDSDTLTVQFRLTASGVHRLVAARFGHGRGTTAGDFTLSIDRVGVSAESGSALRFGDTVANSITDEQHEVYYSLRARRGDLITLAMRLDSGNLDPLLQIVDANRRILVENDDFEGNPDARIERWLVPEDGQYLIVAGRYGGAAGTTTGTFLLTVDRVPESALGNTPQAAVRLFPGQPEERDITADRSAIWYVFEARADDLITLSLNRVNGTLDPFLVLLNADLQELATHDDIVDGQQRDSLISGYRIPSDGLYYVQATRFERAAGTTIGRFRLTLTILGNAFDTVEPDVERIAYNASAGGVLNVALPRRRYAFYGNGGDTLTIVVNRVDGDLAPTVVLLDEGGATIVEGNASGSNAVIPRITLPRSGLYTIIVSRSDGAGGFLLAVAQRQ; encoded by the coding sequence ATGCGCCGACTGATCGCCGTCCTCGTGTTGATGCTGTGCGCCTTCGCTCCGGTTCGGGCGCAGGACGTGCAGGCATTGACGTTCGGCCAATCGGTCGATGGGCGGCTGGACGGCGCGACGCCGACCGCGGCCTATTCGTTCGATGGTTTGCGCGGCGAGTACCTGCGGATATCGCTGCGCGTGACGCGCGGCGACCTCGACGCGACGCTGGCGTTGTTTGCGCCGGACGGATCGCTGGTGCTGCAGCGCGACGACAGCCCCGACAGCGACACCCTGACGGTACAGTTCCGGCTGACGGCCAGCGGCGTGCATCGGCTGGTGGCGGCCCGCTTCGGGCACGGGCGCGGCACGACGGCGGGCGACTTCACGCTGTCGATCGACCGCGTAGGCGTGAGCGCGGAGAGCGGCTCGGCACTGCGCTTCGGCGATACGGTCGCCAACAGCATCACCGACGAACAGCACGAGGTGTACTACAGCCTGCGCGCGCGCCGCGGAGACTTGATCACGCTGGCGATGCGGCTTGACAGCGGCAACCTCGACCCACTGCTGCAGATCGTGGACGCCAACCGGCGCATTCTGGTCGAGAACGACGATTTCGAAGGCAACCCCGACGCGCGCATCGAACGCTGGCTGGTGCCGGAGGACGGGCAGTATCTGATCGTCGCAGGCCGATACGGCGGCGCGGCGGGCACGACGACCGGCACGTTCCTGCTGACGGTGGATCGCGTGCCGGAGTCGGCGTTGGGCAATACGCCGCAGGCGGCCGTGCGGCTGTTCCCCGGTCAGCCGGAAGAGCGCGACATCACGGCCGACCGCTCCGCGATCTGGTACGTGTTCGAAGCCCGCGCCGACGATCTCATCACCCTGAGTTTGAACCGCGTGAACGGCACGCTCGATCCGTTCCTCGTCCTGCTCAATGCCGACTTGCAGGAACTGGCGACGCACGACGACATCGTGGACGGTCAACAGCGCGACAGCCTGATCTCCGGCTATCGCATCCCATCCGACGGGTTGTATTACGTGCAGGCGACACGCTTCGAGCGCGCGGCGGGCACAACCATCGGCCGGTTCCGCCTCACGCTGACCATCCTCGGCAACGCGTTCGACACGGTCGAGCCGGATGTCGAACGGATCGCCTACAACGCCTCGGCGGGTGGCGTGTTGAACGTCGCGCTCCCGCGCCGGCGCTACGCCTTCTACGGCAACGGCGGCGACACGCTGACGATCGTCGTCAACCGCGTGGACGGCGACCTCGCGCCGACGGTCGTGCTGCTGGACGAAGGCGGCGCGACGATTGTCGAAGGCAACGCCAGCGGCTCGAACGCGGTGATCCCGCGCATCACGCTGCCCCGGAGCGGACTGTATACGATCATCGTCAGCCGCTCGGATGGGGCCGGGGGATTCCTGCTGGCCGTCGCCCAGAGGCAGTAG
- a CDS encoding ribonuclease J: MAKSHNSSTQPKLRIIPLGGLGEIGKNMTVFELGNDAIIVDTGLMFPANDMLGVDYIIPDFRYLQERKDLKIHAILYTHGHEDHTGAVTHVINAFQGVPIYATPLTAGLLSNKLKEARLTQMTKVHTFNAGDTLKVGPFTVDSFHVNHSIPQCVGFGIHTPWGIIVHTGDYKFDNTPVDGQPADYARIAAFQSIVPHNATNPDKARGVVLLMADSTNADRPGWTPSEAVIDGALDKVFREAKGRIMVATFASLISRVQQVANTAMRYGRKLAIAGYSMNENIKIARNLGILKAPDSLFVDVQRIDSLSDDQVVIMVTGAQGEPSAVLARLANGSHRNLEIEDGDTIVLSSHPIPGNEEMVFRTINQLIRRGANVIYDPVLPVHVSGHGSQDEMRLMINLVKPRHFMPVHGELRHLRAHAKLATEAGIPESNVFMCENGQVIEINDKGVRRAERVPGGYVFVDGSGVGDVGRAVIRDREILSRDGFLVVVVNIDRQNGTMLGDPEIVSRGFAYEANDPDLMRQIKSVVADTLAAGRMNGRRQSMLEENLSKVLYSETRRRPLVMSVIHEQ; the protein is encoded by the coding sequence ATGGCAAAATCACATAACAGCAGTACGCAGCCGAAGCTGCGCATCATTCCGCTTGGCGGTTTGGGCGAGATCGGCAAGAACATGACCGTGTTTGAACTCGGCAACGATGCCATCATTGTCGACACGGGCCTGATGTTCCCCGCCAACGACATGCTTGGCGTGGACTACATCATTCCGGACTTCCGCTATCTACAGGAGCGCAAGGACCTCAAGATCCATGCCATCCTGTACACCCACGGCCATGAGGACCACACTGGCGCCGTGACGCACGTCATCAACGCGTTTCAGGGCGTGCCGATCTATGCCACGCCGCTGACTGCCGGCCTCCTCAGCAACAAGCTCAAGGAAGCGCGCCTCACCCAGATGACGAAGGTACACACCTTCAACGCTGGCGATACGCTCAAGGTCGGGCCGTTTACGGTCGACAGCTTCCACGTCAACCACAGCATCCCGCAGTGTGTCGGCTTCGGCATTCACACGCCGTGGGGCATTATCGTTCACACCGGCGACTACAAGTTCGACAACACGCCTGTCGACGGCCAACCCGCCGACTACGCGCGCATTGCCGCGTTCCAGTCCATCGTGCCGCACAACGCCACCAACCCCGACAAGGCGCGCGGTGTCGTCCTGCTGATGGCCGACAGCACCAACGCCGACCGGCCCGGATGGACACCGTCCGAAGCCGTCATCGACGGCGCGTTGGACAAGGTCTTCCGCGAGGCCAAGGGGCGCATCATGGTCGCCACCTTCGCCTCGCTGATCAGCCGCGTGCAGCAGGTCGCAAACACCGCGATGCGTTACGGGCGCAAGCTCGCCATCGCCGGCTACAGCATGAACGAGAACATCAAGATCGCGCGTAATCTCGGCATCCTGAAGGCCCCCGACAGCCTGTTCGTCGACGTGCAGCGCATCGACAGCCTGTCTGACGATCAAGTCGTCATCATGGTCACCGGCGCGCAGGGCGAGCCATCGGCCGTGCTGGCACGCCTTGCCAACGGCAGCCATCGCAACCTCGAAATCGAGGATGGCGACACAATCGTGCTTTCCTCGCATCCGATCCCCGGCAACGAGGAGATGGTGTTTCGCACTATCAATCAGCTCATCCGCCGCGGCGCCAACGTCATTTACGATCCGGTGCTGCCCGTCCACGTGTCCGGCCACGGCAGCCAGGACGAAATGCGCCTGATGATCAACCTTGTCAAGCCGCGCCACTTCATGCCGGTCCATGGCGAACTGCGCCATCTGCGCGCGCACGCCAAGCTGGCGACAGAGGCGGGTATCCCCGAGTCGAACGTGTTCATGTGCGAAAACGGACAGGTGATCGAGATCAACGATAAGGGCGTGCGCCGGGCCGAGCGCGTGCCGGGCGGTTACGTGTTCGTGGACGGCAGCGGTGTCGGAGACGTCGGCCGTGCCGTGATCCGCGACCGTGAAATCCTCTCGCGCGACGGCTTCCTCGTGGTCGTCGTCAACATCGATCGCCAGAATGGCACGATGTTGGGCGATCCCGAAATCGTCAGTCGCGGCTTCGCCTATGAGGCCAACGACCCCGACCTGATGCGTCAGATTAAGTCGGTCGTGGCCGACACGCTCGCCGCCGGGCGCATGAACGGACGCCGTCAGTCGATGCTGGAGGAGAACCTGTCCAAGGTGCTTTACAGTGAGACCCGCCGTCGCCCGCTCGTAATGAGCGTCATCCACGAGCAGTAG
- a CDS encoding DUF433 domain-containing protein, translating into MVECDDVVEHSTMAEKLITKDPEILSGAPVFRGTRVPVKTLIDYLAAGESIDLFLVDFPTVSRDQVIAFLQLAESAIVHESTP; encoded by the coding sequence ATGGTAGAATGTGACGATGTAGTGGAGCATTCTACGATGGCAGAGAAACTCATCACCAAAGATCCCGAGATACTCAGCGGCGCACCTGTTTTTCGGGGCACGCGTGTTCCGGTGAAGACGCTCATAGACTATCTAGCTGCCGGCGAATCGATCGATTTATTCCTCGTCGATTTCCCCACAGTATCGCGTGACCAAGTCATCGCATTTCTTCAACTTGCCGAGTCGGCGATCGTACATGAAAGTACTCCTTGA
- a CDS encoding phage major capsid protein, with protein MTARAAPRTVKALDATGRIGGYLAVWGNADQRDLHDEYFTPATDFGLDWYETRPVLYQHALDDAVKTAALGVIDTLRKDEVGLWAEAQLDKRNRYVQAVLDLIARGALSWSSGSMPHLVKTAPDGGIERWVIVEGSLTPTPAEPRLTDVRTLKAAINALNLPEIGGLMNDMTDYRPTEAIPHTPKRLPSAVDEAVKTGHVEVGSPYDTLDAFDLLHGCLLLAGTRTGKGVSERYANALAAKVRRAGWSARKSDELSYTAQSDYGAEWVPALWSAQLWAKARQENVVLPLFRQLEMPSNPFYVPAEGVDPKVVYVPETRHEAQLALNAASPAIPSDKIGTAKVELTAQKLALRVGFSAELVEDAVLPVLGIYREQAVRAILDSIDNVLLNGDTTTGGGNLNDSDGLLDDTEAFLAFDGLRHLPLVTNTANAVDFASAPTLAKMRSVRFKMAARYSAKPTDLAWIVDSNTYAALLALPEFLTMDKAGVHATALTGQLGFIDGIPVLVSAEMPLTLATGLVEFAGANDKGTAVLVYRPGWLIGTRRRVAVSVDYLPYYDAYQMTATVRLAFARYDDDVAAAGYNITV; from the coding sequence ATGACGGCACGTGCCGCGCCACGCACCGTAAAGGCGCTGGATGCGACCGGTCGCATCGGCGGGTACTTGGCGGTGTGGGGAAACGCCGATCAGCGCGACCTGCACGACGAGTACTTCACCCCGGCGACCGACTTTGGATTGGACTGGTACGAGACCCGTCCGGTGCTGTACCAGCACGCGCTGGACGACGCGGTGAAGACGGCCGCGCTCGGCGTGATCGACACACTGCGCAAAGACGAGGTTGGCCTGTGGGCCGAGGCGCAGCTCGACAAGCGCAACCGATATGTGCAGGCTGTCCTCGACCTGATCGCCCGCGGGGCGCTGAGCTGGAGCAGCGGCAGCATGCCGCATCTGGTGAAGACCGCGCCCGACGGCGGCATCGAACGGTGGGTGATCGTCGAAGGCAGCCTGACCCCCACCCCGGCCGAACCCCGGCTGACGGACGTCCGCACGCTGAAAGCGGCAATCAACGCCCTGAACTTACCGGAAATTGGAGGACTCATGAACGACATGACCGATTATCGCCCGACCGAAGCAATCCCTCACACGCCGAAGCGCCTGCCGTCCGCCGTGGACGAGGCGGTCAAGACCGGCCACGTCGAGGTCGGCAGCCCGTACGACACGCTCGACGCGTTCGACCTGCTGCACGGGTGCCTGCTGCTGGCAGGGACACGCACCGGCAAGGGCGTCAGCGAACGTTACGCCAACGCGCTGGCCGCGAAGGTGCGCCGCGCGGGGTGGTCGGCGCGCAAGAGCGACGAACTGAGCTACACCGCCCAGTCCGACTACGGCGCGGAGTGGGTGCCGGCGCTGTGGAGCGCGCAGTTGTGGGCGAAGGCACGGCAGGAGAACGTCGTGCTGCCGTTGTTCCGGCAGTTGGAGATGCCGAGCAACCCGTTCTACGTGCCGGCCGAAGGCGTCGACCCGAAGGTGGTGTACGTGCCGGAGACGCGCCACGAGGCGCAGTTGGCGCTCAACGCCGCCAGCCCCGCCATTCCGTCGGACAAGATCGGCACGGCGAAGGTCGAACTTACGGCGCAGAAGCTGGCGCTGCGGGTGGGCTTCAGCGCCGAACTGGTCGAGGACGCCGTGCTGCCGGTGCTGGGGATCTACCGCGAGCAGGCCGTGCGCGCGATCCTCGACAGCATCGACAACGTGCTGCTCAACGGCGACACGACGACCGGCGGCGGCAACTTGAACGACAGCGACGGCCTGCTCGACGATACCGAGGCGTTTCTGGCGTTCGACGGCCTGCGTCATCTGCCGCTCGTGACCAACACGGCCAACGCGGTCGACTTTGCCAGCGCGCCGACCCTCGCCAAAATGCGCTCGGTGCGCTTCAAGATGGCCGCGCGTTACAGCGCCAAACCGACCGACCTCGCATGGATTGTCGATTCGAACACGTACGCCGCCCTGCTGGCGCTTCCGGAGTTCCTGACGATGGACAAGGCCGGCGTGCATGCCACGGCGCTGACCGGACAGCTCGGCTTCATCGACGGGATTCCGGTGCTGGTGTCGGCCGAGATGCCGCTCACGCTGGCGACCGGACTGGTCGAGTTCGCCGGGGCGAACGACAAGGGCACGGCGGTGCTGGTATACCGCCCGGGCTGGCTGATCGGGACGCGCCGGCGCGTGGCGGTGAGCGTGGACTATCTGCCGTACTACGACGCCTATCAGATGACGGCGACGGTGCGGCTGGCGTTCGCGCGCTACGACGACGACGTGGCGGCGGCGGGGTACAACATCACGGTTTAG
- a CDS encoding DUF5615 family PIN-like protein: MKVLLDECLPRRLKNALPDHDVTTVPEAGWAGKKNGELLRLMADEFDAFVTVDGNLRAQQNLDRYPLAVVVLRAPDNTLATLQPLMAEVEQSLASIQPGHVVVIGSGPRTF; the protein is encoded by the coding sequence ATGAAAGTACTCCTTGACGAGTGTCTGCCGCGCAGACTCAAGAATGCGTTGCCAGATCACGACGTCACGACCGTGCCCGAAGCCGGTTGGGCGGGCAAAAAGAACGGTGAACTGCTGCGGCTTATGGCAGATGAGTTCGACGCGTTTGTTACCGTTGACGGCAATCTCCGAGCGCAACAGAATCTCGATCGGTACCCGCTTGCCGTTGTGGTGCTTCGTGCTCCTGACAACACGTTGGCCACATTGCAGCCCCTGATGGCCGAGGTCGAACAGTCGCTCGCGTCCATTCAACCGGGGCATGTTGTGGTCATTGGTTCCGGCCCACGCACCTTTTAG